Proteins from one Suncus etruscus isolate mSunEtr1 chromosome 3, mSunEtr1.pri.cur, whole genome shotgun sequence genomic window:
- the EGR3 gene encoding early growth response protein 3 isoform X2, protein MEPCAAWSPRGGRENVMDIGLTNEKPNPELSYSGSFQPAPGNKTVTYLGKFAFDSPSNWCQDNIISLMSAGILGVPPASGALSTQTSTASMVQPPQSEVEAMYPALPPYSNCSDLYSEPVSFHDPQSNPGLAYSPQDYQSAKPALDSNLFPMIPDYNLYHHPNDMGSIPEHKPFQGMDPIRVNPPPITPLETIKAFKDKQIHPGFGSLPQPPLTLKPIRPRKYPNRPSKTPLHERPHACPAEGCDRRFSRSDELTRHLRIHTGHKPFQCRICMRSFSRSDHLTTHIRTHTGEKPFACEFCGRKFARSDERKRHAKIHLKQKEKKAEKGGAPSASSAPPVSLAPVVTTCA, encoded by the exons ATGGAGCCATGTGCAGCGTGGAGTCCCCGCGGTGGGAGAG AGAATGTGATGGACATCGGTCTGACCAACGAGAAGCCCAACCCCGAACTCTCCTACTCGGGCTCCTTCCAGCCTGCCCCGGGCAACAAGACCGTGACCTACTTGGGAAAGTTTGCCTTCGACTCTCCTTCCAACTGGTGCCAGGACAACATCATTAGCCTCATGAGCGCCGGCATCTTGGGGGTGCCCCCGGCCTCAGGGGCACTCAGCACGCAGACCTCCACGGCCAGCATGGTGCAGCCTCCCCAGAGCGAAGTGGAGGCCATGTACCCAGCACTGCCCCCGTACTCTAACTGCAGCGATCTCTACTCGGAGCCTGTGTCCTTCCACGACCCACAGAGCAACCCAGGCCTTGCCTATTCTCCCCAGGATTACCAATCGGCCAAGCCGGCCTTGGACAGCAACCTTTTCCCCATGATTCCTGACTACAACCTCTACCACCACCCCAACGACATGGGCTCGATTCCGGAGCACAAGCCCTTCCAGGGTATGGACCCCATCCGGGTCAACCCGCCCCCGATTACACCTCTGGAGACCATCAAGGCCTTCAAAGACAAGCAGATCCACCCGGGCTTTGGGAGCCTGCCTCAGCCGCCGCTCACGCTCAAGCCCATCCGACCCCGCAAATACCCCAACCGGCCCAGCAAGACCCCGCTCCACGAGCGGCCCCACGCCTGCCCCGCCGAGGGCTGCGACCGCCGTTTCAGCCGCTCGGACGAGTTGACCCGACACCTGCGCATCCACACCGGCCACAAGCCCTTCCAGTGCCGGATCTGCATGCGGAGCTTCAGCCGCAGCGACCACCTAACCACTCACATCCGCACGCACACCGGAGAGAAGCCTTTTGCCTGTGAGTTCTGCGGGCGCAAGTTTGCGCGCAGCGATGAGCGTAAGCGCCACGCCAAAATTCACCTCAAGCAAAAGGAGAAGAAGGCGGAGAAGGGGGGTGCGCCCTCTGCGTCCTCAGCGCCCCCCGTGTCGCTGGCCCCCGTGGTCACCACCTGCGCATGA
- the EGR3 gene encoding early growth response protein 3 isoform X1: MTGKLAEKLPVTMSSLLNQLPDNLYPEEIPSALNLFSGSSDSVAHYNQMATENVMDIGLTNEKPNPELSYSGSFQPAPGNKTVTYLGKFAFDSPSNWCQDNIISLMSAGILGVPPASGALSTQTSTASMVQPPQSEVEAMYPALPPYSNCSDLYSEPVSFHDPQSNPGLAYSPQDYQSAKPALDSNLFPMIPDYNLYHHPNDMGSIPEHKPFQGMDPIRVNPPPITPLETIKAFKDKQIHPGFGSLPQPPLTLKPIRPRKYPNRPSKTPLHERPHACPAEGCDRRFSRSDELTRHLRIHTGHKPFQCRICMRSFSRSDHLTTHIRTHTGEKPFACEFCGRKFARSDERKRHAKIHLKQKEKKAEKGGAPSASSAPPVSLAPVVTTCA; this comes from the exons ATGACCGGCAAACTCGCCGAGAAGCTGCCAGTGACCATGAGCAGTTTGCTAAACCAACTGCCTGACAATCTGTACCCAGAGGAGATCCCCAGCGCACTCAACCTCTTCTCCGGCAGCAGCGACTCGGTAGCCCATTACAATCAGATGGCTACAG AGAATGTGATGGACATCGGTCTGACCAACGAGAAGCCCAACCCCGAACTCTCCTACTCGGGCTCCTTCCAGCCTGCCCCGGGCAACAAGACCGTGACCTACTTGGGAAAGTTTGCCTTCGACTCTCCTTCCAACTGGTGCCAGGACAACATCATTAGCCTCATGAGCGCCGGCATCTTGGGGGTGCCCCCGGCCTCAGGGGCACTCAGCACGCAGACCTCCACGGCCAGCATGGTGCAGCCTCCCCAGAGCGAAGTGGAGGCCATGTACCCAGCACTGCCCCCGTACTCTAACTGCAGCGATCTCTACTCGGAGCCTGTGTCCTTCCACGACCCACAGAGCAACCCAGGCCTTGCCTATTCTCCCCAGGATTACCAATCGGCCAAGCCGGCCTTGGACAGCAACCTTTTCCCCATGATTCCTGACTACAACCTCTACCACCACCCCAACGACATGGGCTCGATTCCGGAGCACAAGCCCTTCCAGGGTATGGACCCCATCCGGGTCAACCCGCCCCCGATTACACCTCTGGAGACCATCAAGGCCTTCAAAGACAAGCAGATCCACCCGGGCTTTGGGAGCCTGCCTCAGCCGCCGCTCACGCTCAAGCCCATCCGACCCCGCAAATACCCCAACCGGCCCAGCAAGACCCCGCTCCACGAGCGGCCCCACGCCTGCCCCGCCGAGGGCTGCGACCGCCGTTTCAGCCGCTCGGACGAGTTGACCCGACACCTGCGCATCCACACCGGCCACAAGCCCTTCCAGTGCCGGATCTGCATGCGGAGCTTCAGCCGCAGCGACCACCTAACCACTCACATCCGCACGCACACCGGAGAGAAGCCTTTTGCCTGTGAGTTCTGCGGGCGCAAGTTTGCGCGCAGCGATGAGCGTAAGCGCCACGCCAAAATTCACCTCAAGCAAAAGGAGAAGAAGGCGGAGAAGGGGGGTGCGCCCTCTGCGTCCTCAGCGCCCCCCGTGTCGCTGGCCCCCGTGGTCACCACCTGCGCATGA